A segment of the Zingiber officinale cultivar Zhangliang chromosome 8B, Zo_v1.1, whole genome shotgun sequence genome:
AGTTAGTAGCAGAGCACAAGGATGTTGCGCGACGGCTCTGCTCTCACTGCACCTCCCTAGGCCATTAGCGGGTGCTCAGTGCGCGTCCGTAGCATCTTCTATCTCTCTCTAGCTCGTGCTACGGTGCTAGTGTCTCTGTTCTCGCCTATCTCTGTCGCTCTTGTCTGGAAAGGACTTGGTCTCGCTGCCGGGTTGGTGCTCCTGTTTCGGGGGGGCAAACGCGATCGGCGTCCAATCTCGTCAAGGTTCCTCCTTTACGGGAGCAGAGGATTAGATAGCCCCTGAGGTTGACAGGCCATGGCAAAAGCTCGCTCCTTGCGCATCTTTTGGAACGACCCAGATGTCACCGACTGCTCCTCCGACGATGAAGAGCGCTGCTTCCTTCCTGGGCGCAGCGGGGTGTGTCGACTGCTGAACCGGACAAAGCCCGCCGTCAAGCCACGGGAGAAGGCGGCGTCGCCGGCAGGGAGCACTAAGTTCAGGGGCGTGCGGCGGCGGCCGTGGGGGAAGTATGCAGCGGAGATCCGCGACGCGTCAAGGGGCGTGCGCGTGTGGCTAGGTACCTTCGACACCGCCGAGGAAGCCGCCCTGGTCTACGACGACGCCGCTATCCAGCTACGCGGTCCCGGCGCCGCCACCAACTTCTCTTCGTCGTCCTCTTCCCCATCCTCCTCCCGGCGCTCCGCCGCCCCTACCGCCACATCTCGGGAAATCAACCCCACGCACCTGTCCGCCGGCCCCGAGTCGCACGCGCTCTCATCTCCAACCTCCGTCCTCCGGGTTATCTCCTCCTGCCCATCGTTTGGCGGCGTGCCTCCGTACAACGAAATCTGGGATTTCGGGATGCCGGATCCGAGTTTCCCCGTGGGATCTTCGGCGTCGTGGGATTTGGCGTTGGGATCGTCGACGTCGCAGGGAGACGATTGCTTCGGGGAGATCGGCGATCTATTCCCCATCGAACCGCCCCCTACCGTACTTTAATAATACCCCGTTAATTATCTACCATAACGGATTAGATTATGTCGATGCAAAAACCGGTTTAAAACTTCCAAAAAACACGATCTCAAATTGTATCGGAGAAGGCTTGGGCCTATGTTTTGTTGTACGCAAACTGTTgtgtaatttaataatttaaaatgcaCGGTGTGATTTGGGTACATACCAAATTTCCCTTAAAGCTACTATAACCTTAAGTAAATACAGTTCTAATTGGGCCTAAAAGGCCGGCCCATTTAAATTTGGGTCGGATAGTATTCGGTTTTAACCGTGACGGATGGAAGTAAAAGGGTGTCTCTCCCTAGACACTAGAGGAGGGGCTCTCCATCTGCGTTTAAAATGGCAAATTGCGAGGGCTAAATTGCAATTTCCGGAAATTATGATCCCTGGTCCCGTAATTAGATACCTAATGGTCCGATCCATCGAGCATTCGATTCGGCCACCGCCGACGAGCCTGAAGGAATTCAAAAAGAGAGGAGAGCCGACTTGCTCGATTTTCTCGGGAAAATCCTTCAATTCTACTCTTCCTCCGCCATCTTCTCTTTCGCTGTTCGATTCAATCTTTCAACCCTCGCGATCCGCGAGATTTGTTTAAACCATGCGCTGGTCTTCTTCGTACCTCGGATCAAGAGTTCGATCCTGGCTGCGGGACTACGATCGCCTGCAATCCGTCGCCGTCGCTCTCATCTACATCCAGGTAAGCCGTCTACCTGTTCTTTATCGCTCCCTTCTTTAGGTAGGACTGGCTTAGTGTTTTTGTAGCATTCTTAGAGTCGATGTGCGAGGGAGTGTTTTCGGAATGGGGTTGGAAGGGATGATGTAAGACATTTTTATGCACATTTTGTAATACTAGATCGGGTGCGCTATGGTGGGATCGCTTGGCGCGTTATTCAATGGAGTTTTGCTGATCAATCTAGCGGTGGCACTCTTTGCGCTCGTTGCAATTGAGAGCAGTAGCCAGAGCCTGGGAAGGACTTATGcagtgcttctcttcttctctatcGTGCTTGACATTGCTTGGTTCGTATTTTTCTCGCACACTACCTGGTGAGAGCCTAATGAAGCTATTCAACATGCATGCTTGACCTTAGATGTGTTGATTGTGTGATTTGATGAAGATTGCATTATTTGTTGATTGCAAGAAGATGTATTGGACTATGTGTTGCGTGACCAAGTCAAGCCTAGTGTATCTTTAGTCGTTTTTAGAgactaatttttaaagtaaaatgtTGAATCGTAACATGAAAAATACTAGTTGAGTTCATTAGGGGTAAAACCATCTTTACTATTGAAGCTTGAGAGTAAGCAAAATACAGGGAGAGGATCAAGGAAGGTCAATAAAAGGTAGGTAACTACTTTGATGTGCAGTCAAATTGTTTCTCGAGTGCTTCCATTGGACAAAGAACCCAAATTGTCAAGAAAGGAAACTTATTCCCACATGCCATGTTCATTTCTTGAATTGTTTATATTGTTTTATAATTTCTTGATCAGCAAGTATCTCCGACTGTACTTATTGCTTGTGCATGGATTTGTTTTAAACATTACATTAGTATTCTTGGCTGCTCATGATTACATGTGGAGTTATTATTAACTTCCAACTGTATTAGTGGGGACTCAAATATTAGATGCTCAATTGATTTTTACCTAAAGTCTTTATTACCTCACTTGTTTTATCATGTTATGGAGGTTCACTATTTCTTTCATGTAATGTTGTATTTTATAGGAATTTCAATCCTGATCAGAAATTTGGGCCACTATTTGTCTTCTCAATCAGACTTGCATTGTTGATGGAAATCTTTGGCTTTTCAGTGAGGTTTTTGTCCTCATTTTTATGGGTTCAAATGTACAGATTGGGGGTTTCAACAGTGGATAGCACTATATACCGTGCAGATTATAATGTTAGAGATAGCTTTGTGAATCGTCCAACAAATGAAGTAGCTAGGCAGGCCTCCACTGCTGATGAGATTTTGGGAGGTTCCATTTATGATCCAGCCTATTTCTCCTCCCTTTTTGAAGATATTCAAGAAACGCAACACATGCCTGAGGTATGATCTGCACCTTTTCAACTTGAAAGCTGTCATGTGTAACTAAATCAACACTAAACAGCCTGGTTGATTCATTCTATTCCACTTCTGCTCTTCTTTATCTCACAATAGGCCTTTATCAACACTAAACAGCCTGCCTTGATGAAATACCATGATACAAAATATGTACTGGACATAATTTGACTTTAATTTCCAAGGCATACAAGTATTGATTGGGCCAGTTCCAAATATGTTAAGGTTGTTGGACAAATAGTTACTCAATTAACTATGAAGCAAAAATATGATTTCGCTCACCCTGAGTGTCCCTTATCGCTGACTTCATAGCGAGCTGACTTCATAGCGagatgaagggaggtaaatcttGGTACCGAGCGGCCTTCTAGGTGGGAATCCTCAGGGAAATGAACCCCACTAGAATCGACCCTTGCCCAATGAAGCAATTCTGCCATTTAAGTACCAACTCGACTACACCCATGGGGGCATCAGACAATTAACCATAATACTATTGTGCAAGGATCTTGCCCAAATATTTGAGATGGTAAATTATATGCAAGGGAAATTTTAGCCAATGTGAAAACTTTTCAAGTTAAGCTTACAACTTGATGCTTGAATGTGatgattatttttatatatatgaatGAGCCAAGAATGAATGAATGAAGAATGTGATGTTAATGATAGATGTATGCCAAGGTGCTTCAATGCACCACTCAAGCACTATAGGTAAAATATGTAGAAATTAGAATGTGCATCCAATTTAAGACACTTAGATAAACATGCAGTAAATGATTTCAAAAGTCTGACAACATCAACGTTAACACAAGAATTTAGGTAGACTTTTCTACTTAGTAATAACTTTAATGGAGGCATCTTTGCAATGATGGATAGTGTTGTTTTCAATAGGAAACAGATATAATATGATAGGTAATAAATGCCTAGAGGAATTGAAAACAATGTTCTTAGGAATGTCAGTCTTAGGAATTTGATTCACTTTGAGACTAGCATGATGGTGGTCAAGAAAGATCTCTGCTGTATGAATAATGCTCCTGGGAAAATCACGGGGAAACTTCAGCAGACAGGAGATGACCCATTGGTAACTTGGTATCTAGTGATAAACTTGGACATTGGTGAAGTAATAATCCCTTGCAAAAATAGTTAGGGAGAATTCTATCTATAGACATTAGAAGGCCTTACATCAGTATGAATTAATCTGCCTAATCCAATCTATACAAGTATTCTATCTTTTTATTAATACCAAGTACAATGGAGAATTACGGTTTTTAAGTTGGTGGAATTTCAGTTTTTGCTTAAATAAGTGTTCCTATGGAGTGAAATTTGTCCTAAGCTTAGTGAGGCGATCGATGGAAAAAACGGTAGTCTTTGATGGTTTATAGGGACAGAGGACCAGCTCTTGAAACCATGACTTGCCTCAGGAATCCATTGTTGTGGCATAAAGTTGCAAGCTAATTTTGCTATGCTTTAGTGAACTTTGTAAGCACATCATGCTCATTTTTCTTAATAATTTTTACCCAGCCCTTCATAACCATCACATCCCACCTTTTCTATGGATATCAACCTCCATCTGATAGTGTAGACTCATGCTAGCTTGTGTAAAGTGGCCTAGAGTCTCTGCAACTTATGTTCTGTCTCAAGCACGACAAGCTCCAATTCCATAATCTGATCATATAAGCACAATGTGTCTCGACGAACAAATAGTATTCTCGCCATAGGGCAAATGTCAGTATcctaaacatttaaaaaaaaaacttattttgcaTCTTTCCTTGGTTGGTAAGAGCCACCTTACTTTCCAATTACATGTATTATCTTGCTATAAATCTTTATAATATAAACTACCAGATGTTGATGATTATATTTATGGTCAAATCCTTTCTTGTGCAATCATAAGTCATGGTTTACATCAAATAAACAATAATAATAGTGCAGCAGTTTGTTTTTCAGCTAATCATGCTGCAAGAAATGTAAACCCTTTGAAGCGCAATATCCTTTGAAAATGCACACATTCTTTATATATGCTGGGAATTCTTTGATCTCTGCAAATCTTATTCAGAGATGCTAATGATGACTGTCTAAACATCAGATCTTCTGAACATATCTGATGTTAACTTGAACATTATGACTAATTAAGACATCTCTTAGCTTCAGGCGAGCTCCCCATGTATGTTCAAAGAAGACAATATAGACTCCTTAGCTTGCACCAGAGACAACTACTTTGTAGCAGTTGAGCTGTGTATTTCTCTTCGTATGTCTAGTCACCTTGGGAAAGTTAATGTAATTCTTGACCTCTctagctctctctctctctcaaggaAAAAAGAAGCAGCTATAATGCACTTATTACTTGTATGAATAGTATGATCTTCCTAGTATTGGGTTCTGATCTAAGTTTGGTTTCCTTTCAGAGTGCTACACATTATCTCTGAAGCTGTTAAATTGCAAATGATGGGTTTTTAAAGAATCAATTTGATCTACAAATTGCACAGATGTAATACCCACCAAATAAATCAGTAAATAACAACTTTCTACTTTAGTCTACCAATCTCTAATTGGAACACTATTTATCTGTTTAAATGTttaaactatatttttttttttgttgctattTTCCTGATGGTATTTGATTATGACTCCATTACTTCTTTGCAGGTTGATGATGATTCGAGAAAACTACAATTGCAATGATTTGTAGTGTCACCAAATGTTGCTCGGAATCCGGCTTCGTCGTCTTATGGTCTTATTGCTCAACTACGTCGTTGTCTGATCCTCGATTTTGGCATGATGGTTATCTTCATAGAATGCAGCCAGCTCTTGCAAATTACGGATTCCGTTGCCACTTCTCTCTGAGAACAGTTCGTCCCTTGGATCCCCTTAT
Coding sequences within it:
- the LOC122014423 gene encoding ethylene-responsive transcription factor CRF2-like, which gives rise to MAKARSLRIFWNDPDVTDCSSDDEERCFLPGRSGVCRLLNRTKPAVKPREKAASPAGSTKFRGVRRRPWGKYAAEIRDASRGVRVWLGTFDTAEEAALVYDDAAIQLRGPGAATNFSSSSSSPSSSRRSAAPTATSREINPTHLSAGPESHALSSPTSVLRVISSCPSFGGVPPYNEIWDFGMPDPSFPVGSSASWDLALGSSTSQGDDCFGEIGDLFPIEPPPTVL
- the LOC122014424 gene encoding uncharacterized protein LOC122014424 isoform X2 — protein: MRWSSSYLGSRVRSWLRDYDRLQSVAVALIYIQIGCAMVGSLGALFNGVLLINLAVALFALVAIESSSQSLGRTYAVLLFFSIVLDIAWNFNPDQKFGPLFVFSIRLALLMEIFGFSVRFLSSFLWVQMYRLGVSTVDSTIYRADYNVRDSFVNRPTNEVARQASTADEILGGSIYDPAYFSSLFEDIQETQHMPEVDDDSRKLQLQ
- the LOC122014424 gene encoding uncharacterized protein LOC122014424 isoform X1 yields the protein MRWSSSYLGSRVRSWLRDYDRLQSVAVALIYIQIGCAMVGSLGALFNGVLLINLAVALFALVAIESSSQSLGRTYAVLLFFSIVLDIAWFVFFSHTTWNFNPDQKFGPLFVFSIRLALLMEIFGFSVRFLSSFLWVQMYRLGVSTVDSTIYRADYNVRDSFVNRPTNEVARQASTADEILGGSIYDPAYFSSLFEDIQETQHMPEVDDDSRKLQLQ